ATCAAGCGTTAGTCAGGTGAGCATGTTGAGCTTGACTGCTCAGTGGCTAGATAAAGACTTTGCGCTGAAAAAGGCTGTGCTTCATTCCCAAGAGTGCCGCGGGTCTCATACAGCAGAAGCAATCGCATCGGCGTTTGAAGGGATGTTCGAGAGGTGGGGAATCCCCAAGGAGAATGTGCACGTAGTGGTCAGAGATAATGCACGGAACATGGCTAAAGCTGCGTCGGAGTTTGGTGTCCCAAGTCTGCcccaggggcgtatccaggacatttttactagggtggccaagatgacacacaaatatagtctgaggtggccatggaatcatggaattatatacacatacgggggtcctcccacacagaaaatgttgcatttattctatgctatttcctgcattttaaagaaaagcaccagtgaacttcaaatacaatattttgtagtagtataaaatatatatatatatatatatatatatagtattgaaatgttctatgtttaggtctttgttttctatgtacgtattcacagaaattaaagataaatgcacacacatatcctcattaagttattttaatgtgccaggcttttaattgaaagtgcagtgtaatctggttaaatgctatgcattcacatataaatatgcataattggccatttttaaataactgaagtatgagagagtagacaccaacttcatgaatgacatctgaacctgacataccatgctcagtaggtggagatccagacaacacagattcacagtccgtctcctcctcctccaaatgtggctggtcaactgtggtaatacaaggatagtttaaaatgacagacagacagacagacagacagacagacagacagacagacagacaggtccatgcacacatatcatacaaatctttagttcatcatcttctgtctcaacatttgtcagctgttaaaccctttaatgcatggcgttatacctttgtcgttaccagagctaccatagtgtattactaaagaccctgtgttatgtagtgtggcactatgacagaacctttttgatgactataacagtgttccactggttgaacggtgtgcatgaaagggctacatgtaactaattcaaactttccatgcacaacctaccatcttgtattggggtagtggactgctcatcaacactatccctaggctgctggcttgtgtgggcatctgcactggtgctggtactggctgtagctgactctgactctttttttttcttgataaagaagctctcaatatcgtttcttctcttcatcttaatgtcactcactggaggaaatgtaatcaaatcaatgcaatcaattaatcattcaatcaactcacttctaagcatagtaactggctacaatatcagagggattattgtcgaattggcagagtacacatgttgtgttcatgagttttgtgttcgtggttgtggttccccttagagtaacaactttgacttcattcaacaatgtcagaatcagtgttaatttcgtcaaccatgactatgactaaaatatttcgtcaatgcccttttttgattttcgtcatttagactaagactaagactaaattgggaaggcaatgactaaaattgattttcgtcattgtgactaagactaagactaaattttaaaaagctgacgaaattaacactggtatgaaatagaatagagaaaaagagaaccagtgtgtgaagaagttttattctgtacagtgtaatttatgttaaaaagagaagcagtgtgcggagaaggtttattctctacagtcaatgatatatgttaaaagtgtgtggagaagttctgtaatgtacagtgttgactaaaatgacgaaaatgactaaaaattgactaagactaaaattgattttcgtcatttagactaagactaagactaaattaggaaggcaatgactaaaatatgactaagactaaaattgattttcgtcattgtgactaagactaagactaaataaaaaaaagctgacaaaattaacactggtcagaatacaaaaaaaaaactatattattgatgttgacagtgtcagatgtcaaagcagtggcatatggttttaacaaagaaattacatgacgtgaatttcaagtctgaggcgccgtcggcctgcaaggcaattacagctgtgagcagtggctgattctaaagccgtggctgcagggttttagcaaagaaattagaactacatgacgtgaatttcgttggtgaacaaactcacatctgtaccatgattttgtgtgcgtgacgatttattttcgctacgtttgaacaaaaggattacgatatattgacacatttgaggtcaaatatgtaccgcaaatttagctattgggggggagtcatactctgaagtggactagcgctgtgggtttaggcaacacatctgtgactgatgtgaacttgcttactctaaagaggcagaggtgctctttactatgacttactccgactttatttaagtttgatttaaactccaagaaaagtcaagacaatcgaagaagcaaaggagaagcttctcactgagagaaggcatcacaacaatcatagtccagcttagcattagttaatttcacatgctaggtttcgagctaggtactgacgtctgcctaccgatcctgactgtagataacaaccgactaccctttccaatgcgtggccaatgggccaatgctatccatgccatgtccctatccaaacggtttcatattaactatcctgttatcaacaaaaaaataaactgacgtgcacgttaggattgtgctgtgctactaacttggtttgcagctgccacaacactaacttgctctcatttagtcatgttgttgtttcgtgtagctatctcgtattttggctcttcctggctgctaatacttgcataaagttttcaaaattagggtttccaacacattcagacaaccaacaaatcattaaattgccataccttattgtctaaattagactgtccaggcagttagtggatgcggtctctcgtgaaggaactgcaggtgacacagtgctcctcagcatcgctggtgcggggttgccagatctttcacgataaataagcgactataggggcagcaggcgacacgcagtggtcatctcgtgtaagcctactgatcagaaatcagccttgtgcagcatcagtccaacgactgtcgtgttagttaaagtgtaaaactgaccctagatctgtcagccagcgatcaccatggattgacagttttctcttgtttgttgttgggttgacgaacttgaatgattacctgataattacctattattggtcttatactgttgttattattgtatatttatttatttttaaaaatatatattttttattaattacttgtcgaatcaagggtggccagtagggtggacaatagcgtcccaggggtggccctggccaccccctgcccccccctagaatcgccagtggtCTGCCCTGCATGGCACATACTCTACAGCTCGCAGTGAATGGAGGTGCCCTCACTCAGCGCAGTATTGCAGATGCCCTGGCGGTGGGGAGGCGAGTGGTAGGACACTTTAAGCACTCACCACTTGCTTGCAGTCGTTTTGAAGACATACAAAAAGAACTCAATATGTCCGTTAAAAAGTTGCAACAAGACGTCTCCACCAGGTGGAATTCCACCTATTATATGATGCAGAGCCTGGTGGAACAAAAGAGGGCTTTAAGTGCATATGCTGCTGATTATGAACTCCCCACAACATTGACAGCAAGCCAGTGGGGGATAATGGAGAAGATGATCACCCTCCTGGAACCCTTTGAGCAGCTAACCAGGGACATCAGCTGTGCAGAGGCCACTGCTGCTGATGTTATCCCTGGTGTCGTGTCCCTCACGCGGCTGCTTGCCAAGACGGATGAATCTGACAAAGGTGTGCAAACTGCCAAACATGCGCTGTTGGAAGCGGTCAGCAAACGCTTTGATGGTGTTCAAACTGAACCGCTTTATGCAATTGCAACCATGGTTGATGCTCGCTACAAAGACCGTTATTTTGACCCGGATAAGAAGGAGGAAGCACGGAATATGCTGCTGAAAGTTGTGGATGAAATGGCCAGTGTGGGCAATGGTCAACGAGAAGACGCTGCTGGTGCCAGTGCAGATGATCCAGGCCAGGAGGACCAGGACCCCCCACCTAAGAAGGCAAAAGGAAGCCTGCAGGACATGTACCAAGAAATCCTCACAGAGAATGATGTCGCCACACAAGCAACTACAGGCGAAACAGCATCACAGGTGAGTAAACTTTACCAGCAGATTTGTTGAATGCTTCATATGAAAATTAATCAAATAACATATGCCTGTAGTGCTTTGAAGTAAGTAgacttttctgtttttgttttgtttttttgttttacttttcattTAGGTTCATGCATACCTGGGAGAAGTCACCATCCTCAAGACAGCCTGCCCTTTCAAGTACTGGAGCTCCACCCAGATGCGCTTCCCTGCACTTGCCCGAGTTGCACGCAAGTACCTCACTGCGCCCTGTACCAGTGTAGACAGCGAACGGCTCTTTAGCGCCGTCTCCCATGTCATAGACGAAAAGAGAAATCGCATACACTGCAACAATGCAGAGATGCTCATTTTCATTCAGAAAAATCTACCCCTCACAGATATGGACAAGGGAAAAAATTAGACCAGTCATATAGGCAAATCAGCATCAGTTTTTTTACCCTCATTTGTTGCACTTTATGTTTACTGGTATGGACTGAAGCTGTTTTTATTACTTGtgccttttttgttttaatattcgTTCATGTTGTTACTCTTTGAAAGAGCCGGGTAGATTGAGCCCAGTGTGAATGTTTATATTGTCAATGATTGTGAGGCCTGTTATGAAGGCCAGTCAGTCTTTTAGCCCTGTTCATTGGACTAATACTAAAGGAGGACTTTGTTTACTACTCTGGAAGGTCTGGACTGAAACTTTGTGCCTTCCCTGTTCTTATGGCACACTACCACATCTTTGTTGTTGCTCATGTAGAGCGGTGCTGATTGAGCCCAGTTTATAATTTCAATGATTGCTTTAGCCCGAGCAATGGGCTAGGGACTCAGGCTGCTTAGATTTGTACACCTTTAAAATGTTTCATTTTGTACCCCACCTCAAACCTGCTTTTTTGTAGCTCAAACAAAAGCGCAGTTTTCAAAATTGTGCAGTATAGTTGCCACATTGCAATTGTGTGGATTCATTCAATTAAAGTGATAAGTTTTAGTTAAGAAACACAGAAAAATAGTAGCCTGTCATATACACCATCATACACCATGCATGGTGTCACCATGCCTGTTATTTTAGTTGGTTACATGCTGCTATGTTGCACATAGTTTTCAGTTACTTACAATGTTTTATCATCTGTGAATGACAGGGAGAGTGTAATTCAAACTGTTGTttcaaacaattaaaaaaataaacatggcaCTTTTTCCCTACATTAAGTTGAAGTATTTTTCTTATTTTGCATAGACAAAATTTGGACAGCCTTGTTGCATTCAAGAATACATCCAGTGGGGCATCACAATAACATTAAGGATGTTGTGTTAATTCTACAATAGGAGATGTGATGTTAGGTACCTAAATGAGTTttgaggggggggaaaaaacatatatcggtatcggctgatatCGGAATCGGAAATTGAGAGTTGggcaatatcggcatatcggatatcggcaaaaaagccaatatcggacatctctactaaGCATAtctaaatgtgttcattcataggaagaccatttttatttttagaaagTATCATCTTCTTCTGAATATGGAGTCCCATCAATTATGTTGAGAGGAgatctctgaaaaaaaaaagtctgaaaaagtttgagaaactcaGCAGTATGTGGCAGAGATAATTATGTGCACTCACAATACAGAACGTGTTGTTGCAGTGAAAGGGTGACACGGGATATACATAGTATATACATAGTCCATTGAAGTCCCTCTTTATATGTTCCCCCTGGACAATCATCAAGACTACCAGTGTGGAGGGACAGTGTGGCGAATAGTTGcctaaggatgtgtgtgtgtgtccacatgcatgtgtgaacgtgtgtgtgtccgtgcgtgcgtccgtgtgtgtgtgcatgcgtgcatctgtgtgcatctgtcCGTGCCTTCTCCACGTGTGGCCTAAGGCATGTGATGTACCAACAGAGGGGGACCTGCAGCATCTCTCACTGCCTAtctggcattttcccagtgggccgacagtcctcaggggccgaagctgtttgcttgttgttgtttgtttcagTTTTCTCCCTTCAGAGACCATTCCACCCACCATTTAGATGTGGacgcccattggtccatctgtaAAATAGACAAGCAGCTGAGCCAATTATAATCAGAGAGAAACAGGGGGGGTGTGTGAGGGGCTGCTCAACCAAAGATGCCCGGCCCATTTTTAGGTCGCAGCCCCATTCTGCTGGAGAGGAGGGAAGACCAGCCTGGCCAGCCACGCTACACTCAAGTCTGGACTCACTGATATCAGATCACTTAAGGCCGTGGGGTGGGACCACACAGTTATCCAAACCGTTATCCATATGATTCAAATGGCCTCTTTGCTGCCTTGGTCTAGCAAGGGGTTAAATGAAGCTAAATCTTTAGTGTAGGAAGTGGCACGGAGGTCCGTCATGTTTGTCTTTGTGGAGGTCCGACATGTTTGTCTTTGTGGAGGTCCgtcatgtttgtctgtctggagCTGGGTCTGTGTTGTTGCCACTTGCGTCATTGCGTAGCAACCAGCATGCATGGAATGACTGGAATTATTATCATCATTTttaagggcttttgtgcctttatagagttcttcagtaacgcggaagcatgtagtagattgtagtctttcatgttagcatttaaggacttcctggttcgtatcggcttccggcttccattgggaatgaataggggccagtttcaaataagctccgagtgcaagcacgcgcttagcgaacccccgcaaactgtcgagggtgttaaaaataggctgtaggtatgacatggttgatcattttgtgtcaaactttgacataaatacgatgttgcgtccatatgctaaacccggaaacttttggcgactacagaagcggcgccggcatgtacgtgcggagggttgtacccatggcaaccaaaggaaagtatgtagttcggaagttttaatgatcagaaaggggttagcaatattgaattaaaatcgtcatgatttagcatgtgaatacaccaacatgatgatacgatccgttccactaatgagaaagggatgcggggacacgctaatgttcgttgttggcgtgcaacttatatttttgccaaacctgaatctctatggcgttttgcaatgtaaaaaatcgccatggaaccggtagtccaaacgccgcatacaagttgacgtcaacgctgaagagctctattataggacagtggagaGCAGGCAGGAAATGGCTTTCCTGGGCCTCATAAGTCACGAACGGAATGCCGTATGACCAtcaaacttgggggagatgatctacatatggacatctatgaatgacatcatttttgtgtaattatctggtattattatatggttgtgacgtcatcggtcgaatgctccattcatttcaacggggctccccaacgttcggacgtctgttatttttcgataacggacgggttggtctataacagaccgctgtcaatggcaacaagacttttcactgctaaagcgacttttcaacaagactctaatcagctgctgtgatagacagcacccgttgtcctggctaccgctgtcaatggcaacaagacgttcactgctaaagccactggcttgtatacaagtcagtggctaaagcgaatgtttcatatcactccgcagggggtccggtcttttgtcactctaatcagctgctgcgatagacaacacctgttgtcctggctagcctacctagctgttgcctagcggtgttccacaacggcactgttttgttttgcgcagcaacaatcttaacattaaataggtctaaagaaatgtccccgcatgtgtgaatcatttaagtatatccatataataagcgggttaactttcggcgagtcggtcgctttgtggaatagcagcacttcagagagaacaagacccctccgctccgcgtcggggtctaaagattctctctgtcgtgctgctattccacggtagcgaccttctcgccgaacgttaacccttacataatgcccaaaatctcgccataatgtattttccatcaaatttaggtaatgcacttaaattttaatgattatatgcttcagaccactttaatgttcTCAAAGccgtctgatgctaatggaaataacaaaaaaatatgaaaaaggaacaataatgagacttagatcagtgattttcggtcagacatacctgtcagaaaaccgttggcagacggcaaaaatgataaacataatcttttggtactaaactgtagccaactaaattttaggaaaagtcaccaagtttcgtagtcatagcttaagtcgttaaggaattatacaacatcaaagttggtgcgggcacttttagcccccccccccaagtctGGATACGGTTAAAGTGCAATCAACGTTCATTTGGTAGAGGAATACAGTTATTCTGAATTACTAGAGGAATAAGcctaaaccacccactttatatGAAATGAAGTTTATTTTCGAATCGGGAaaagtttacatgatgttttcaaagcggaatcaagttttattcagaattagagAATGTTATTTGAGAATTAGAGAACGTCCAAGaatgctaaaaaaaatatttttaggtccCAGCTCCGTCCtgctagagagggggggggggatagaccAGCCTGGCCAGTCACCCTACACTCAAGTCTGGACTCACTGATATCAGATCGCTCAAGGCTGTGGGTGGGACCACACAGTTATCCAAACCGTTATCCATATGATTCAAATGGCCTCTTTGCTGCCTTGGTCTAGCCTAGCAAGCTAAAACCCTACAGAAACAAGCTGTACAGGGGTCTAGGTCCACTCTGTGGCAGTGTGTGTTGGATAATAAACGCTTGTCTTTCAAATTGCCTCTGCACTCAACACCACGCAATGGGATGGTGCAAACAACCAATCATGCACGGCTGGGCCACCGGAACTCTTTTTCAAAGTTTATATGATAGAGGAACAAAGTTATTCTGAATTACTAGAGGAACTTTATTTGGGAAATGAAGTTTTAATTTCGAACCGGGAAGCAtttatgatgttttcaaagcggaatcaagttttattcagaattacagaaTGTTCAAGAATGCTAAAAACGTATAAAAGCCTGCATAAATGATGACGCTATGCAGCTATGCGCTATCATACTGTGTGTCAACAGTGGCCTGAGAGCTGTCCCAGACCGACAGCCTTTGGGTTACAATATGGGATCATACTGGACAGACGGCTTAAAAAATATATGCAGACACATGCAGAGTATAAGAATGGatacaggacaacacacacacacgcacacacacacacacacacgcacacacacacacacacacacacacacacacacacacacacacacacacacacacacacacacacacacacacacacacaaacacactcagacacacaaacacgtcacacacacacacacacatgcacgcacgcacacacacacacacacacacacacacacacacacacacacacacacacacacacacacacacaggtgtgcgcacatataggcacagacacacacacacacacacacacacgcacacatgcaaacacgtatgcacacacacacacacacacacacacacacgtacgcacacacacacacacacacacacaaacacacacacaaacacactcacacacacaaacacgcacacacacacacacacacatgcacgcacacacacacac
The Engraulis encrasicolus isolate BLACKSEA-1 chromosome 20, IST_EnEncr_1.0, whole genome shotgun sequence genome window above contains:
- the LOC134436763 gene encoding zinc finger BED domain-containing protein 4-like, translating into MSVKKLQQDVSTRWNSTYYMMQSLVEQKRALSAYAADYELPTTLTASQWGIMEKMITLLEPFEQLTRDISCAEATAADVIPGVVSLTRLLAKTDESDKGVQTAKHALLEAVSKRFDGVQTEPLYAIATMVDARYKDRYFDPDKKEEARNMLLKVVDEMASVGNGQREDAAGASADDPGQEDQDPPPKKAKGSLQDMYQEILTENDVATQATTGETASQVHAYLGEVTILKTACPFKYWSSTQMRFPALARVARKYLTAPCTSVDSERLFSAVSHVIDEKRNRIHCNNAEMLIFIQKNLPLTDMDKGKN